A genomic window from Silene latifolia isolate original U9 population chromosome 11, ASM4854445v1, whole genome shotgun sequence includes:
- the LOC141610909 gene encoding UDP-glycosyltransferase 82A1: MGYDKESKLQTSRKKTVIMVPYPAQGHVTPMLNLASCLTTYGFKPLIILPEFIHRSIFAKVNAASKGEIDCKSIPDGLDETEPRDFFAIEMAMEDHMPAHLDRLIRNLNDDCNGDGDGVVACMIVDVLASWAINVGKQRGIKLVGFWPAMLATYSLFSSIPQLVQTGHISDSGLPKLQGHISHLYQPPLKIEDLPWLIGTQGAKIARFKFWARTMERSELLRCILVNSFPNETQSGINSSKWASNQINGPKIYPIGPLRSNGLCESPSFWKEDESCLDWLNQQKPNSVVYISFGSWVSPIGEAKVRNLALSLEELRKPFIWVLGPSWRNGLPKGYIERVENFGKIVAWAPQMVVLRHVAIGCYLTHCGWNSTMEAIECKKTMLCLPVAGDQFLNCEYIVNVWKIGVKMSGVCFADVSDGINRVMEDRSMKKRIEELNEKVMGEEANLKTKNDMLFFVNDVMRDQLLSTN, encoded by the exons ATGGGTTACGATAAAGAGTCCAAGTTACAAACAAGTCGGAAAAAAACAGTAATAATGGTACCATATCCAGCACAAGGTCACGTAACACCAATGTTAAACCTAGCATCCTGTTTAACAACGTATGGTTTTAAACCGTTGATTATCCTACCGGAGTTTATACACCGTTCGATCTTCGCGAAAGTCAACGCAGCAAGCAAGGGTGAGATTGACTGTAAGTCAATCCCAGACGGGTTAGATGAGACTGAGCCACGTGATTTCTTTGCCATAGAGATGGCTATGGAAGATCACATGCCGGCTCACCTTGACCGTCTAATTCGCAATCTTAACGACGACTGCAATGGCGATGGCGATGGAGTTGTTGCATGCATGATAGTTGATGTTTTGGCTTCGTGGGCTATTAACGTAGGGAAACAACGTGGGATTAAATTAGTTGGGTTTTGGCCTGCAATGTTGGCTACGTATTCTTTGTTCAGTTCTATTCCTCAATTGGTTCAAACCGGACACATCTCCGATTCAG GACTTCCAAAACTTCAAGGGCATATATCACATCTTTATCAACCTCCATTGAAAATTGAAGACTTACCATGGCTTATTGGAACTCAAGGAGCCAAAATAGCAAGATTCAAGTTTTGGGCTAGAACCATGGAAAGATCCGAATTACTAAGATGCATCTTAGTCAACTCATTCCCTAATGAAACACAAAGTGGCATCAACTCAAGTAAATGGGCCTCAAACCAAATAAATGGGCCAAAAATATACCCAATTGGCCCATTAAGAAGTAATGGGCTTTGTGAAAGCCCAAGTTTTTGGAAAGAAGATGAAAGTTGCTTGGATTGGCTAAATCAACAAAAGCCTAATTcagttgtttacatttcctttggaAGTTGGGTTAGCCCAATTGGAGAGGCAAAGGTGAGGAATTTAGCATTGTCATTAGAAGAATTAAGAAAGCCATTTATTTGGGTACTTGGGCCTTCTTGGAGAAATGGGCTACCTAAAGGGTACATTGAAAGAGTTGAAAATTTTGGGAAAATTGTAGCATGGGCTCCACAAATGGTTGTGTTGCGACACGTGGCAATTGGTTGTTACCTGACGCATTGTGGCTGGAACTCGACTATGGAAGCTATAGAATGTAAGAAAACTATGTTGTGTTTGCCGGTGGCTGGTGATCAGTTCTTGAACTGTGAATATATTGTTAACGTGTGGAAGATTGGCGTTAAGATGAGTGGGGTGTGTTTCGCCGATGTGAGTGATGGGATTAATAGGGTAATGGAAGATCGGTCGATGAAGAAAAGGATAGAAGAGTTGAATGAGAAAGTTATGGGAGAGGAGGCAAATTTGAAAACTAAAAATGATATGTTGTTCTTTGTAAATGATGTAATGAGAGATCAATTGTTGAGTACTAATTGA
- the LOC141610910 gene encoding uncharacterized protein LOC141610910, producing MIHNKSESDITSLAASSPPRSPKRPIYYVQSPSRDSHDGDKSASLHATPMFNSPMESPSHPSYGRHSRNSSASRFSGIFRSSSGHKGSRRRNDKGWPECNVIMEEGNYDDEKGFSRKVQALIGLLSFIVLFTVFCLIIWGASRPFKTQVTLKSLVVNNLYVAEATDFSGVPTRVITVNSTLKLGLYNPATFFGIHVTSTPISLLYSKIVVATGQLQNHYQRRKSRSTIPVILYGDTVPLYGAGQSLEVSSVSGGLVPFLLEMEIHSRGDVVGKLVRARHRLHILCNVTIDYLSTKPIKFKKNSCISS from the exons ATGATACATAACAAGTCGGAATCCGACATAACAAGCTTAGCAGCATCATCACCACCGCGATCACCAAAGCGACCAATCTACTACGTACAAAGTCCATCAAGAGATTCACACGATGGAGACAAGTCAGCTTCATTACATGCTACACCAATGTTCAATAGTCCAATGGAATCACCCTCACATCCTTCCTATGGTCGACACTCGAGAAACTCGTCTGCTAGTCGCTTTTCGGGGATTTTTAGGTCGTCTTCTGGTCATAAAGGAAGTCGTAGAAGAAATGATAAAGGATGGCCTGAATGTAATGTGATTATGGAAGAAGGGAATTATGATGATGAGAAAGGGTTTTCTAGGAAAGTTCAAGCTTTAATTGGATTGCTTAGTTTTATTGTTTTGTTTACGGTTTTTTGTTTGATTATTTGGGGTGCTAGTAGACCTTTCAAAACTCAAGTCACTTTGAAG AGCTTGGTGGTAAATAATTTATATGTAGCAGAAGCAACAGATTTCTCAGGGGTGCCAACTAGAGTAATTACAGTTAATAGCACATTGAAGCTTGGCCTTTATAATCCTGCTACATTTTTCGGCATTCATGTCACCTCAACTCCCATTTCTCTCCTCTACTCCAAAATTGTCGTCGCCACTGGCCAG TTACAAAATCACTACCAAAGAAGAAAAAGTCGAAGCACGATTCCAGTAATACTGTATGGAGATACGGTGCCCTTATATGGAGCAGGACAAAGTTTAGAGGTGTCGAGTGTTAGTGGCGGTCTAGTTCCATTTTTACTCGAAATGGAGATCCATTCTCGCGGAGATGTTGTAGGGAAGCTTGTTAGAGCAAGACACCGGCTTCATATATTATGCAATGTTACTATCGATTATCTAAGTACTAAGCCTATCAAGTTCAAGAAGAATTCATGTATAAGTAGTTAA